A stretch of Sinimarinibacterium sp. NLF-5-8 DNA encodes these proteins:
- a CDS encoding transglycosylase SLT domain-containing protein yields MAASVSLCRAGVLCLLCLAVWTAPVLAREIPPPAYQLAAHDAGIPSAVLYAVALQESGIALRGQRTPWPWTLNVAGQARRFQTREAACANLRRALREVPATRIDVGLGQINLGYQAHRFDHPCELLDPYRNLAVAAAILREHHRPGDDWLLAIGRYHRPAGGAPAARYRRSVQKHLARVQGSPVPSIASRSHRP; encoded by the coding sequence ATGGCTGCGTCAGTGAGCCTTTGCCGGGCAGGCGTCCTGTGCCTGCTCTGCCTCGCTGTCTGGACCGCGCCCGTCCTGGCGCGGGAGATTCCGCCGCCGGCCTATCAACTGGCCGCGCACGACGCCGGCATTCCCTCGGCGGTGTTGTACGCCGTGGCCTTGCAGGAAAGCGGCATCGCGCTGCGCGGGCAGCGAACTCCGTGGCCCTGGACCTTGAATGTCGCCGGCCAGGCACGGCGGTTCCAGACCCGCGAGGCCGCCTGCGCAAACCTGCGGCGCGCGCTGCGGGAGGTGCCGGCGACGCGCATCGACGTTGGTCTGGGGCAGATCAACCTCGGCTACCAGGCGCACCGTTTCGATCACCCCTGCGAACTGCTGGACCCGTACCGGAATCTCGCGGTCGCCGCCGCGATCCTGCGCGAACACCACAGGCCCGGCGATGACTGGCTGCTCGCCATCGGCCGCTATCACCGCCCCGCCGGTGGCGCACCGGCAGCCCGCTACCGCCGCAGCGTTCAAAAACATCTGGCGCGTGTGCAGGGCAGCCCGGTTCCGTCCATCGCATCGAGGAGTCATCGACCATGA
- a CDS encoding TIGR03745 family integrating conjugative element membrane protein, which translates to MTFRFISTRFARLAGLPAVAVISASLSPIVQAQGLPTIEDPSRGTGSGIMETLRNYGYDIVMLVALLVVASMFVGVCYHAYSTYSEIHTGRKTWGQFGLTVAIGAILLVVGIWLLTEATGVL; encoded by the coding sequence ATGACTTTCCGTTTCATCTCCACTCGCTTCGCCCGCCTGGCCGGCCTGCCCGCCGTCGCCGTGATCTCCGCGAGCCTGTCGCCGATCGTGCAGGCCCAGGGCCTGCCGACCATCGAAGACCCGTCGCGGGGCACCGGCAGCGGCATCATGGAGACGCTGCGCAATTACGGTTACGACATCGTGATGCTGGTCGCGCTGCTCGTGGTCGCCTCGATGTTCGTCGGCGTCTGCTACCACGCCTACAGCACCTATTCGGAGATTCACACCGGGCGCAAGACCTGGGGCCAGTTCGGTTTGACGGTCGCGATCGGCGCGATCCTGCTGGTCGTGGGCATCTGGCTGCTCACTGAAGCCACCGGCGTCCTGTAG
- a CDS encoding ATP-dependent endonuclease, protein MKLRHAKIKNFRLLADVQLALEDLTTVVVGRNNSGKTSLSEIIRRLLAEGSAAFQLEDFSSACYDRFCTALEAHNNGQDDDVVRALIPFIELRLTFEYDPAQPQLGPLSPFVIDLDPDCNEVLAVVRYELKDGQLAQFFSGQPDTPLTDETRIAFFRSLRERIPTSFAVRVWAEDPNDAENNRQLQPSALKALIKTGFINAQRGLDDITSRESDVLAKTVELLFATASSSSADEADKQIAQALKEAVQDIQSQIDSSFGGQLNNLIPALKNFGYPGLGNQELHTETLLDVRKLLSNFTKVRYAGYSGVTLPESYNGLGARNLIFILLQLAGFYKSFLAEPNSPGVHLVFIEEPEAHLHPQMQEVFIRQLAKTAQLLVEGTESKTAWPVQFVVSTHSSHIANEAGFESIRYFLSGEVQGAAAGVRQTRVKDLREGLDGVSEPDKKFLHQYMTLTRCDLFFSDKAILVEGLSERLLLPAIIEKLETAEPDRPKLSSQYVTTMEVGGAYAHLFFGLLRFLELPTLILTDLDSVEKPGGSACEVHKGTYSSNACLKAWFSDDNPFTLNGLLTKDESEKAKHGNCIAYQCAEEENGPCGRTFEDAFILANRALFGLNGATREELEAGARSQASKIKKSEFALKYAIEEKAWTTPKYILDGIRWLAAGIEPAIPDPALALAAEAMIANEEDAADA, encoded by the coding sequence ATGAAGCTGCGTCATGCAAAGATCAAGAACTTCCGGTTACTCGCAGACGTGCAGCTTGCTCTGGAGGATTTGACTACTGTTGTCGTGGGGCGAAACAACAGTGGCAAAACTTCACTGTCCGAGATCATACGGCGACTACTAGCCGAAGGCAGCGCAGCATTTCAACTCGAAGATTTCTCCAGTGCCTGCTACGACAGGTTCTGCACGGCACTGGAAGCTCATAATAATGGCCAAGATGACGATGTAGTCAGGGCTCTGATTCCGTTCATCGAGTTGCGTTTGACGTTTGAATATGACCCTGCTCAGCCACAGTTGGGGCCTCTCAGTCCATTCGTTATCGACCTCGACCCCGACTGTAATGAGGTACTCGCTGTAGTCCGCTACGAGTTGAAGGATGGACAGCTCGCCCAATTTTTCTCGGGTCAGCCGGATACCCCCCTGACCGATGAAACGAGGATAGCTTTCTTTCGCTCGCTTCGAGAACGTATTCCAACCAGCTTTGCCGTCAGGGTATGGGCGGAAGATCCGAATGATGCGGAGAACAATCGTCAGTTGCAGCCGAGTGCACTGAAGGCTCTGATCAAAACCGGCTTCATCAACGCTCAAAGAGGCCTGGACGACATAACATCCCGCGAGTCCGATGTACTCGCCAAGACTGTTGAACTCCTCTTTGCCACAGCTTCTTCATCTTCGGCAGATGAGGCTGACAAACAGATTGCCCAAGCGCTGAAAGAGGCCGTTCAGGACATTCAATCTCAGATAGACAGCAGCTTCGGCGGCCAACTGAACAATCTGATACCGGCATTGAAGAACTTTGGATACCCAGGATTGGGAAATCAGGAACTGCATACCGAGACATTGCTTGATGTTCGCAAGCTGCTCTCCAATTTCACCAAGGTGCGCTATGCCGGCTACAGCGGTGTGACTCTGCCGGAGTCCTACAACGGGCTTGGAGCCAGAAACCTCATTTTCATCCTTTTGCAGCTTGCGGGATTCTATAAATCGTTTCTGGCCGAACCAAATTCTCCAGGGGTGCACCTGGTCTTCATTGAGGAACCCGAGGCTCATTTGCACCCTCAGATGCAGGAGGTTTTCATACGTCAGCTCGCGAAGACTGCTCAACTGCTGGTTGAAGGCACGGAAAGTAAGACGGCTTGGCCGGTCCAGTTCGTCGTTTCCACGCACTCATCGCATATAGCCAACGAGGCCGGATTTGAAAGTATCCGCTATTTCCTCAGTGGCGAAGTACAAGGCGCAGCCGCTGGCGTTCGGCAAACGAGGGTCAAGGATCTACGCGAGGGGCTGGACGGCGTTTCCGAACCGGACAAGAAGTTTCTGCATCAGTATATGACGTTGACCCGCTGCGACCTGTTTTTTTCCGACAAAGCGATCCTAGTAGAAGGTTTGAGCGAGCGGCTCTTGCTCCCCGCGATCATCGAAAAACTGGAAACCGCAGAGCCAGATCGGCCAAAGCTATCAAGCCAGTACGTAACCACTATGGAAGTCGGCGGAGCATATGCTCATCTTTTCTTCGGGCTCCTGCGCTTTCTTGAATTGCCAACCCTAATCCTTACCGATCTAGATTCGGTAGAAAAACCGGGCGGAAGCGCGTGCGAGGTCCACAAGGGAACCTACTCCAGCAACGCCTGCCTGAAAGCCTGGTTCTCCGATGATAATCCATTCACCCTCAATGGCCTCTTGACCAAGGATGAATCCGAAAAGGCAAAGCATGGCAACTGCATCGCCTATCAGTGCGCGGAGGAAGAGAACGGGCCATGCGGTCGCACCTTTGAAGATGCTTTCATTCTCGCGAACCGAGCATTATTCGGCTTGAATGGAGCCACACGGGAAGAGCTTGAAGCGGGAGCCAGAAGCCAAGCCAGTAAGATCAAGAAGTCCGAGTTTGCGCTGAAGTACGCAATAGAAGAAAAAGCCTGGACGACCCCCAAGTACATTCTCGATGGAATACGCTGGCTAGCGGCTGGCATCGAGCCAGCCATCCCTGACCCGGCGCTTGCCCTGGCGGCCGAGGCGATGATCGCCAACGAGGAGGATGCCGCTGATGCCTGA
- a CDS encoding TIGR03758 family integrating conjugative element protein, which yields MTSDQVAAFQANSGFGPSDVSVVLVGGVFVVLLLWGVWALRTAYVGWAENSISQRQFLGVAVRFVAMYVVLTFFLLS from the coding sequence ATGACGAGCGATCAGGTCGCCGCCTTTCAGGCCAACAGCGGCTTCGGCCCTTCGGATGTTTCCGTCGTCCTGGTCGGCGGCGTGTTCGTCGTGCTGTTGCTGTGGGGCGTCTGGGCACTGCGCACCGCCTATGTCGGCTGGGCCGAAAACAGCATCTCCCAGCGCCAGTTCCTCGGCGTCGCGGTGCGATTCGTCGCGATGTACGTCGTGCTGACGTTTTTCCTTCTCTCTTGA
- a CDS encoding TIGR03750 family conjugal transfer protein, with product MSGSQDSLHDGTVTFLPHRLNRQPVVVRGLTADELWVCVGLSATVGLMLGIPLAWLASTLAMVPTLIVAAIGMGVFVGGGALRRHKRGRPDTWLYRHLQWWIALRHPALAPYTGGRSLVTRSGYWTARRSAP from the coding sequence ATGTCGGGGAGCCAGGACAGCCTGCACGACGGCACGGTGACTTTCCTGCCGCATCGCCTGAACCGTCAGCCCGTGGTGGTGCGCGGGCTGACGGCCGACGAACTGTGGGTCTGCGTAGGGCTCTCCGCCACGGTCGGCCTGATGCTGGGCATTCCGCTGGCGTGGCTGGCATCCACGCTCGCGATGGTGCCGACCCTGATCGTGGCGGCCATCGGCATGGGCGTGTTCGTTGGCGGCGGCGCGTTGCGACGCCACAAGCGGGGGCGTCCCGACACCTGGCTGTACCGGCACCTTCAGTGGTGGATCGCGCTGCGCCATCCCGCCCTCGCGCCCTATACGGGCGGCAGGTCGCTGGTCACGCGGTCGGGCTACTGGACGGCGCGCAGGAGTGCGCCATGA
- a CDS encoding UvrD-helicase domain-containing protein, with translation MPDPQSPAEVASQRALDAMFRSLDAGEHFRLEAGAGAGKTYSLIKALHYLIERHKSTFPRKNKQIACITFTNVARDEIAARTDRSPMVYCDTNHAFCWSLISGFQKQLRGLVEAMPAWQERIAEAGGGLGNRVIEYNFGHRSIREDRVSLHHDDVLPLTVSLMEHAKFRHIVTDRFPIILVDEYQDTDKDWVEAIQRLFLGNPPSPLFGFFGDHWQKIYGNGCGRLEHPQVKEIGKEANFRSVKAIVDCLNRMRPELQQFVEDPDAIGQVSVFHTNAWTGGRQTGAHWGGDLPSEVGHDTLEGVKASLTQEGWDFSPESTKVLMLTHRLLASEQGYASLPSVFRYNDSFAKKEHPYIAFFVDQLEPACDAFSANRFGAMFDALGGNTPLLRSQADKAAWHDAMSQLLAIRENGTVGEVIDHLLNRRKPRLPEAIEKRERELREFDRASGEEMPAALAEIEKLRAVRYAEIKTLRSYLDGHSPFETKHGVKGAEFENVLVVIGRGWNQYNFGEMLELAGSAAIPPGKQAAFERNRNLFYVACSRPKRRLALLFTQQLSPDAIATLERWFLPESIRAVAFS, from the coding sequence ATGCCTGATCCGCAGTCACCGGCCGAGGTTGCCAGCCAGCGCGCTCTTGATGCCATGTTTCGCAGCCTGGATGCCGGAGAGCACTTCCGGCTAGAAGCTGGAGCAGGCGCTGGGAAGACCTACTCCCTCATCAAAGCGCTCCACTATTTGATCGAGCGCCACAAAAGCACATTTCCAAGGAAAAACAAGCAGATTGCGTGCATTACATTTACCAATGTGGCCCGCGATGAAATTGCCGCCCGTACTGACAGAAGCCCAATGGTGTACTGCGACACCAATCATGCCTTCTGTTGGTCATTGATCAGTGGCTTCCAGAAACAACTCCGTGGTTTGGTTGAGGCGATGCCGGCATGGCAAGAGAGAATTGCGGAAGCTGGAGGCGGCCTGGGTAACCGTGTAATCGAGTACAACTTTGGGCACCGCTCCATTCGTGAAGATCGCGTGTCTCTCCATCACGATGATGTGTTGCCCCTCACTGTTTCATTGATGGAGCATGCCAAATTTAGGCATATAGTGACAGATCGGTTTCCAATCATTCTTGTGGATGAATATCAAGATACCGATAAGGATTGGGTCGAGGCGATTCAGCGGCTGTTTTTGGGGAATCCGCCTTCACCCCTATTCGGCTTCTTCGGCGACCATTGGCAGAAGATATATGGCAATGGATGCGGAAGACTTGAGCATCCGCAAGTCAAAGAGATTGGCAAGGAAGCCAACTTCCGATCAGTCAAAGCCATTGTTGACTGCCTCAACCGGATGCGCCCGGAGCTACAACAATTTGTCGAAGACCCTGACGCTATTGGACAGGTCAGCGTATTTCATACAAATGCCTGGACTGGAGGACGACAAACCGGTGCCCATTGGGGAGGAGATTTACCTTCGGAAGTCGGCCACGACACACTTGAGGGAGTGAAGGCCTCGTTGACACAAGAGGGATGGGATTTTTCCCCGGAAAGTACAAAGGTACTCATGCTGACGCATAGGCTTCTTGCCAGTGAGCAGGGCTATGCCAGCTTGCCATCAGTCTTTCGTTACAACGATTCCTTTGCCAAGAAGGAACATCCGTATATTGCCTTCTTCGTAGACCAGTTGGAGCCTGCGTGCGATGCCTTCTCCGCGAATAGGTTCGGCGCCATGTTCGATGCGCTGGGCGGTAACACGCCGCTATTGCGGAGTCAGGCCGATAAGGCAGCCTGGCACGATGCGATGAGCCAGCTACTGGCGATTCGCGAAAATGGCACGGTCGGAGAAGTCATCGACCACCTGCTCAACCGGCGGAAGCCAAGACTCCCGGAAGCCATCGAGAAGCGTGAGCGGGAACTACGCGAGTTCGATCGAGCAAGCGGCGAAGAGATGCCGGCCGCACTGGCGGAGATAGAGAAGCTACGCGCGGTCAGATACGCAGAAATCAAAACGCTACGGAGCTATCTGGATGGTCACTCTCCCTTTGAAACCAAACACGGAGTAAAGGGCGCGGAGTTCGAGAATGTTCTTGTTGTCATCGGTCGCGGGTGGAACCAGTACAACTTTGGAGAGATGCTCGAACTGGCAGGAAGCGCAGCCATCCCACCCGGGAAGCAGGCGGCCTTCGAGCGAAATCGAAACTTGTTCTATGTTGCCTGCTCAAGACCGAAACGCCGCCTTGCCCTGCTGTTCACACAGCAGCTTTCGCCAGATGCCATCGCAACACTTGAAAGGTGGTTCTTGCCAGAGAGCATCCGTGCTGTCGCTTTTTCGTAG
- the traD gene encoding type IV conjugative transfer system coupling protein TraD codes for MAQPHSVEVLLRPAVELYTVAVCLGAAVLCLAAPWSLALSPLVGLAGALAFLTFGTIRFYEAWAILRYRRNIRRMPRYVMASRDVPVSQHRLFVGRGFRWDQRHTHRLMQTYRPEFRRYVELTPLYRSVRRLEERLEFAPRPLPLLARVTAWDNPLNPARPLPPVGGLPRLHGIEPHEVDVSLPLGERVGHTLVLGTTRVGKTRLAELFITQDIRRRVNGEHEVVIVFDPKGDADLLKRMYVEAQRAGRAGEFYCFHLGWPDISARYNAVGRFGRISEVATRIAGQLSGEGNSAAFREFAWRFVNIIARALVELGRRPDYLLIQRHVVNIDALFIEYAQHFFAKAEPKAWEVIVQLEGRLNDKNIPRHMIGREKRVVAIEQYLSQVRIYDPVLDGLRSAVRYDRTYFDKIVASLLPLLEKLTTGKIAQLLAPNYADLDDPRPIFDWLQIIRKRAVVYVGLDALSDAEVAAAVGNSMFSDLVSVAGHIYKFGIDDGLPGASTGAKVPINVHADEFNELMGDEFIPMVNKGGGAGMQVTAYTQTLSDIEARIGNRAKAGQVIGNFNNLFMLRVRETITAELLTQQLPKVEVYTTSIVSGATDTSDPQGHTAFTSNTQDRITTTSVPLIEPAHVVNLPKGQAFALLEGGNLWKIRMPLPAPDADEAMPKDLQELADYMRQHYVDAGDWWESQGLPALQHEALPADLLDDFKQMAFADTAEDGRA; via the coding sequence ATGGCCCAGCCGCATTCGGTGGAAGTCCTGCTGCGTCCGGCGGTCGAGCTTTACACCGTCGCGGTCTGCCTCGGCGCCGCCGTTCTCTGCCTCGCCGCGCCCTGGTCGCTGGCACTGAGCCCGCTGGTGGGCCTGGCCGGTGCGCTGGCCTTTCTGACCTTCGGCACCATCCGCTTCTACGAAGCCTGGGCGATCCTGCGCTATCGCCGCAACATCCGCCGCATGCCGCGCTACGTGATGGCCAGTCGCGACGTGCCGGTGAGCCAGCATCGCCTGTTCGTGGGCCGGGGTTTTCGCTGGGATCAGCGCCACACCCACAGGCTGATGCAGACATACCGGCCGGAGTTTCGCCGCTACGTCGAGCTGACACCGCTCTACCGATCCGTGCGCCGGCTGGAGGAGCGTTTGGAGTTCGCGCCTCGCCCGCTGCCTCTGCTGGCCCGCGTGACTGCGTGGGACAACCCGTTGAACCCGGCGCGGCCGCTGCCGCCGGTCGGCGGCCTGCCACGGTTACACGGCATTGAACCGCACGAGGTCGATGTGTCGCTGCCGCTGGGCGAGCGTGTCGGCCACACGCTGGTGCTCGGCACCACCCGTGTCGGCAAGACGAGACTCGCGGAGTTGTTCATCACCCAGGACATCCGCCGCAGGGTCAATGGCGAACACGAGGTCGTGATCGTCTTTGACCCCAAGGGCGACGCGGACCTGTTGAAAAGAATGTACGTGGAGGCCCAGCGCGCAGGACGCGCAGGGGAGTTCTATTGCTTTCATCTCGGCTGGCCGGACATCTCCGCGCGCTACAACGCGGTGGGCCGCTTCGGACGAATTTCGGAGGTCGCCACGCGCATCGCCGGCCAGCTCTCCGGCGAAGGCAACAGCGCAGCGTTTCGCGAGTTCGCCTGGCGTTTCGTGAACATCATCGCGCGTGCCCTGGTGGAATTGGGACGACGCCCGGACTACCTGCTGATCCAGCGCCACGTCGTCAACATCGATGCGTTGTTCATCGAATACGCGCAGCACTTTTTCGCCAAGGCCGAACCGAAGGCCTGGGAGGTCATCGTCCAGCTCGAAGGCAGGCTGAACGACAAGAACATTCCCCGTCACATGATCGGGCGGGAAAAGCGCGTGGTGGCGATCGAGCAGTATCTGTCGCAGGTGCGCATCTACGACCCGGTGCTCGACGGCCTGCGTTCGGCGGTGCGCTACGACCGCACCTACTTCGACAAGATCGTCGCCTCGCTGCTGCCGCTGCTGGAAAAGCTCACCACGGGCAAGATCGCGCAACTCCTGGCGCCGAACTATGCCGATCTCGATGATCCGCGACCGATCTTCGATTGGTTGCAGATCATCCGCAAACGCGCGGTGGTGTACGTGGGCCTGGATGCACTCTCGGACGCTGAGGTCGCGGCGGCCGTGGGCAACTCGATGTTCTCCGACCTGGTATCGGTCGCCGGGCACATCTACAAGTTCGGCATCGACGACGGCCTGCCCGGCGCCTCGACCGGCGCCAAGGTGCCGATCAATGTGCATGCCGACGAGTTCAACGAATTGATGGGCGATGAATTCATCCCCATGGTGAACAAGGGCGGCGGCGCCGGTATGCAGGTCACGGCGTACACGCAAACACTCAGCGACATCGAGGCGCGCATCGGCAACCGCGCCAAGGCCGGTCAGGTCATCGGCAACTTCAACAACCTGTTCATGTTGCGCGTGCGGGAGACGATCACCGCCGAGTTGCTGACCCAGCAGTTGCCCAAGGTCGAGGTGTACACCACCTCAATCGTCAGCGGCGCCACGGATACCTCCGATCCCCAGGGGCACACCGCGTTCACGTCCAACACGCAGGATCGCATCACCACCACCAGCGTCCCACTGATCGAACCGGCGCACGTGGTCAATCTGCCGAAGGGGCAGGCCTTCGCGCTGCTCGAAGGCGGCAACCTGTGGAAGATCCGCATGCCGCTGCCCGCGCCCGACGCCGACGAGGCCATGCCCAAGGACTTGCAGGAGCTGGCCGACTACATGCGCCAGCACTACGTCGATGCCGGCGACTGGTGGGAAAGCCAGGGCCTGCCGGCGTTGCAGCACGAGGCGCTGCCGGCAGACCTGCTCGACGACTTCAAGCAAATGGCCTTCGCCGATACTGCCGAGGATGGAAGGGCATGA
- a CDS encoding PilL N-terminal domain-containing protein → MLSIHRQHPVGHAALAAGLIAAALTAGCATSSVAPPVIEPEPEARAQPVPDGWIPIVRYGRYTLVELVPEAAQQDLLLQVIDVSMPATLPATVGEALRYVLLRSGYTLCEAGSDAAVFHDLPLPAAHLRLGPLFLRDALLTLAGPAWELHVDDVGRRVCFTQEQEPLP, encoded by the coding sequence ATGCTATCCATTCACCGCCAACACCCGGTCGGACACGCCGCGCTTGCCGCCGGCCTGATCGCCGCCGCTCTGACCGCCGGATGCGCCACGTCATCCGTCGCGCCACCCGTCATCGAGCCGGAGCCTGAAGCACGCGCGCAACCCGTGCCGGACGGCTGGATTCCCATCGTCCGCTATGGCCGCTACACGCTGGTGGAACTGGTCCCGGAGGCCGCCCAGCAAGACCTGCTGCTGCAAGTCATCGACGTATCGATGCCCGCAACCCTGCCCGCGACGGTCGGCGAGGCCCTGCGCTACGTGCTGCTGCGCTCCGGCTACACCCTTTGCGAAGCCGGTTCCGACGCCGCAGTGTTCCATGACCTTCCGTTGCCGGCAGCGCACCTGCGGCTTGGGCCGCTGTTTCTGCGCGACGCCCTGCTGACGTTGGCGGGGCCGGCCTGGGAGCTTCACGTCGATGATGTGGGGCGGCGGGTGTGCTTCACCCAGGAACAGGAGCCTCTGCCATGA
- a CDS encoding integrating conjugative element protein has product MNIRLCVLPLLGLLALTAHAADQTLVVVEDRGGASALPYYQALNLQPRNPRQALPPPHIEVPPLPGERHGEADMLPVRSTLLTPGTVERRVIEAQGLRPLFLVGDDERSRAWLRQRVEVLHELGAVGLVVNVESQVALDALRRLTPELILSPISADDLARRLGIRHYPVLITATGIEQ; this is encoded by the coding sequence ATGAACATCCGCCTGTGCGTACTGCCGCTGCTGGGTCTGCTGGCCCTCACCGCCCATGCCGCCGACCAGACCCTTGTTGTCGTCGAGGATCGGGGCGGCGCGTCCGCCTTGCCCTACTACCAGGCGCTGAACCTCCAGCCCCGAAACCCTCGCCAGGCACTACCGCCACCGCATATCGAGGTGCCGCCGCTGCCGGGGGAACGTCACGGCGAGGCCGACATGCTGCCAGTGCGCTCGACGCTGTTGACGCCGGGCACGGTGGAGCGTCGGGTGATCGAGGCGCAGGGGTTGCGCCCGCTGTTCCTCGTCGGTGATGACGAACGCTCACGCGCCTGGCTGCGTCAGCGCGTGGAAGTCTTGCACGAACTCGGCGCGGTCGGCCTCGTGGTCAACGTCGAGTCCCAGGTCGCGCTGGATGCCCTGCGACGCCTGACGCCGGAACTGATCCTGTCCCCGATCTCCGCCGACGACCTGGCCCGACGGCTTGGCATCCGCCACTACCCCGTGCTCATCACCGCCACGGGGATCGAGCAGTGA
- a CDS encoding TIGR03747 family integrating conjugative element membrane protein encodes MSDPAVAAQRQQVRQRGFLASLVTLPFRFFGVLCGSLLLCILIEWIGMHLFWPEQGWRHAQDMVAYELDQLSTYFTRSVVVQEPGRTAHRVVEWAYEWVFLKTGLLEWVQNASAQASAGSHGQTRDFRYYLSQVYVHLESYLIAAAYTVLVFLVRLLVLCLMLPLFLMAAFTGLVDGLVRRDIRRFGAGRESGFVYHRAKAALMPLVVLPWAVYLALPISVSPILILLPSAVLLGVVVDIAAGSFKKYL; translated from the coding sequence ATGAGCGATCCGGCCGTCGCGGCGCAACGCCAACAGGTACGCCAGAGAGGTTTTCTCGCCAGCCTTGTCACCTTGCCGTTTCGCTTCTTCGGCGTGCTGTGCGGGTCGCTGTTGCTGTGCATCCTGATCGAATGGATCGGCATGCACCTGTTCTGGCCGGAACAGGGATGGCGCCACGCGCAGGACATGGTGGCCTACGAGCTGGACCAGCTATCGACCTACTTCACGCGCAGCGTGGTGGTGCAGGAACCGGGGCGCACCGCCCATCGGGTTGTCGAGTGGGCGTATGAATGGGTCTTCCTCAAGACCGGGCTGCTGGAGTGGGTGCAGAACGCCTCCGCGCAGGCCAGCGCCGGCAGCCACGGTCAGACCAGGGATTTCCGGTACTACCTGAGCCAGGTCTATGTCCACCTGGAAAGCTATCTGATCGCGGCGGCGTACACGGTGCTGGTGTTCCTCGTGCGCCTGCTGGTGCTGTGCCTGATGCTGCCGCTGTTCCTCATGGCGGCTTTCACGGGCCTCGTGGACGGCCTGGTGCGCCGTGACATCCGCCGCTTCGGCGCGGGGCGCGAATCCGGCTTCGTCTATCACCGCGCCAAGGCGGCCTTGATGCCCCTGGTGGTACTGCCGTGGGCGGTCTACCTCGCGTTGCCGATCAGCGTGAGCCCGATCCTGATTCTCTTGCCGAGTGCCGTGCTGCTGGGCGTGGTCGTGGACATCGCGGCCGGAAGCTTCAAGAAATACCTGTAG
- a CDS encoding RAQPRD family integrative conjugative element protein, with product MGHTNSHELARRLPIAALLAIPLLAFQASVFAGDATEPERLAVLMRQLDMLDRLAEHSERLPKQDASRYHFDYARLREDIERVRSGIRDYLTPQRAQPRDPTTLIGDYRQDAEDAP from the coding sequence ATGGGACATACCAACAGCCACGAACTTGCCCGGCGTCTTCCGATCGCCGCGCTATTGGCTATCCCTCTATTGGCGTTCCAAGCCTCGGTGTTCGCCGGTGATGCTACGGAACCAGAGCGACTGGCCGTCCTCATGCGTCAGCTCGACATGCTCGACCGGCTGGCCGAGCACAGCGAGCGCCTGCCGAAGCAGGACGCCTCCCGCTACCACTTCGACTACGCGCGGCTGCGCGAGGACATCGAGCGTGTCCGCAGCGGCATCCGCGACTACCTGACCCCGCAGCGCGCACAACCGCGCGACCCCACAACGCTGATCGGCGATTACCGCCAAGACGCGGAGGACGCGCCATGA
- a CDS encoding TIGR03759 family integrating conjugative element protein, producing the protein MASAIAVAQNAPAADSRIVQSRDRTAIDADLDERLARDWGLQNEEWARYRQLMQGPLGVYSPGLDPFTALGIEARTDEERRRYAELQVQAEARRVEKLLAYQHAYDDAWKRLHPTLQPVVLTDAGATPATSGALGRLAVFVKDDCPPCEQRVRQLQTAGTAFDLYMVGSRQDDARIRQWAAKAGIEPAKVRARTITLNHDAGRWLSIGVPGELPAVVREVNGQWLRQ; encoded by the coding sequence ATGGCTTCGGCGATCGCCGTCGCGCAGAACGCGCCCGCCGCCGACTCTCGCATCGTCCAGAGCCGCGACCGGACCGCCATCGACGCCGATCTCGACGAACGCCTGGCACGGGATTGGGGGCTGCAAAACGAGGAGTGGGCACGCTACCGCCAGTTGATGCAGGGGCCGCTGGGCGTGTACTCGCCCGGCCTCGACCCCTTCACGGCCCTGGGCATCGAAGCGCGCACGGACGAGGAACGCCGCCGCTACGCAGAGCTTCAGGTGCAGGCCGAGGCCCGCCGCGTCGAGAAGCTGCTGGCGTACCAGCACGCCTATGACGATGCCTGGAAGCGGCTCCATCCCACGCTTCAGCCCGTCGTCCTGACCGATGCCGGTGCCACTCCCGCCACGTCCGGCGCCCTGGGCCGGCTGGCGGTCTTCGTCAAGGACGACTGCCCGCCCTGCGAACAGCGCGTGCGGCAATTGCAGACAGCAGGCACGGCCTTTGATCTCTACATGGTCGGCAGCCGCCAGGACGATGCGCGCATCCGGCAATGGGCGGCCAAGGCGGGCATCGAGCCGGCCAAGGTGCGCGCACGGACCATCACCCTGAATCACGACGCCGGCCGGTGGCTATCGATCGGTGTGCCGGGCGAGCTGCCGGCCGTCGTGCGCGAGGTCAACGGGCAATGGCTGCGTCAGTGA